The Rana temporaria chromosome 4, aRanTem1.1, whole genome shotgun sequence genome contains a region encoding:
- the LOC120937029 gene encoding uncharacterized protein LOC120937029 encodes MAVPGGDVPVGGAARRGKDPQTGAGLARSTGGGLARGGDAFRDADGATPGQSRQSGGPASRHRSESGRVDRRGSGAQAAAAVLRDDLIEEFSSDGDESPRGVVAPIPVTTPAVSRGRGRSEEVRQRPHGQAATGSSSSEEGELPEDPAEDGRYGNLSAGGPSRPRRTDPQGCLIWILGHSFVFWGARRADVKPGGRQLGVPREEGRVRWIGIRGLMWQKVLPEVHRGASLDRAPDILVIHAGGNDLSVRPMRQVIKDIQWDIRRLRASFPDLIIVWSDIVARMAWREARSLERLDKARIKVNREVGRFVVQQGGIAVRHSDLEVETWRYLRGDGVHLNPIGIDLWALGLEEGVRRAFLVWRRAQV; translated from the exons atggcTGTCCCCGGTGGCGATGTTCCGGTCGGGGGGGCGGCCCGGCGTGGGAAGGACCCTCAGACAGGCGCCGGCCTAGCTCGGTCCACAGGCGGCGGCCTCGCACGCGGTGGGGATGCGTTCAGGGATGCAGATGGAGCGACACCAGGCCAGTCACGTCAGTCGGGAGGTCCCGCCTCCAGGCACCGTTCGGAGTCTGGGAGGGTTGACCGGAGGGGCAGTGGTGCTCAGGCTGCAGCCGCAGTGCTGAGGGATGATCTGATTGAAGAGTTCAGCAGCGATGGAGACGAGAGCCCTCGGGGGGTGGTGGCTCCCATACCTGTCACAACGCCAGCTGTGTCCAGAGGTCGGGGAAGGAGTGAGGAGGTTCGTCAACGACCACACGGGCAGGCGGCGACCGGTTCCAGCAGCAGTGAAGAGGGGGAGCTGCCGGAGGACCCCGCGGAGGATGGACGTTATGGGAACCTGTCGGCTGGAGGACCTTCACGGCCGCGCCGAACCG ATCCCCAAGGTTGTCTGATTTGGATCCTAGGACATTCATTTGTGTTTTGGGGGGCAAGAAGGGCGGATGTCAAGCCTGGGGGGAGACAGCTGGGGGTGcccagggaggaaggaagggtacGATGGATAGGGATTAGGGGTCTCATGTGGCAGAAGGTGTTACCCGAAGTTCACAGGGGGGCTAGCTTAGACAGGGCCCCGGACATTTTGGTGATACATGCGGGGGGGAATGATTTGAGCGTCCGGCCGATGCGCCAGGTGATCAAAGACATACAATGGGATATACGCCGACTGCGGGCCTCTTTCCCTGACCTGATCATTGTTTGGTCAGATATTGTGGCTCGCATGGCCTGGAGGGAGGCCAGGTCATTGGAGCGTTTGGATAAGGCCCGGATAAAGGTGAACAGAGAGGTGGGCAGGTTTGTGGTGCAGCAAGGTGGGATAGCGGTTCGCCATTCAGATTTAGAAGTTGAGACTTGGAGGTACCTGAGGGGGGACGGGGTTCATCTCAACCCGATCGGGATCGATCTTTGGGCTCTGGGATTGGAGGAGGGCGTTAGGAGGGCTTTCCTGGTGTGGCGGCGGGCCCAAGTGTGA